A stretch of the Methylacidiphilum caldifontis genome encodes the following:
- a CDS encoding metal ABC transporter ATP-binding protein produces MQKWEVKETQSAFIVQQGEKLLLKADDLTIAYTEESALEDISMEIEKGKIIALIGPNGAGKTTLLKCFAGIIKPKKGKIWRKEGLRVGYLAQRPSVPRYLPVTVEEFVALRLSCFRLFDWPFEKKQREKKIIEILESFHAEGLLHKKLNELSGGEMQKVMIASTLAKNPGLLLLDEPLTGIDAVGGFEFDQLLHELKEKKEIGTVLVSHDLQLVSHIADWVYFLNHRILVQGRPSDVLQEKKLAAVYSLIHTKG; encoded by the coding sequence ATGCAAAAATGGGAAGTTAAAGAAACTCAATCAGCCTTTATAGTCCAACAAGGGGAAAAATTGCTTTTGAAAGCCGACGATTTAACGATCGCTTATACTGAAGAGTCGGCCTTGGAAGACATTTCAATGGAAATAGAAAAAGGGAAGATCATCGCCCTTATTGGTCCAAATGGAGCGGGCAAAACAACTCTTTTGAAATGCTTTGCGGGTATAATTAAACCGAAGAAAGGCAAAATATGGCGCAAGGAAGGACTTAGAGTAGGCTATTTAGCCCAAAGACCATCCGTTCCACGATACTTACCCGTAACGGTAGAAGAATTTGTTGCTTTAAGGTTGAGTTGTTTCCGGCTTTTTGATTGGCCATTTGAGAAAAAGCAAAGAGAGAAAAAGATCATTGAAATTTTGGAATCTTTTCATGCAGAAGGTCTTCTACATAAAAAGCTCAATGAACTTTCAGGTGGAGAAATGCAAAAGGTTATGATCGCATCTACGCTTGCCAAGAATCCGGGTTTATTGTTATTGGATGAACCCCTTACAGGGATAGATGCTGTAGGAGGATTTGAGTTTGACCAGTTGCTTCATGAACTAAAGGAAAAAAAAGAAATTGGCACCGTTTTGGTCAGTCATGATCTTCAGCTTGTTTCCCATATTGCTGATTGGGTCTATTTTTTAAATCACCGGATTCTTGTCCAAGGAA